The following are encoded in a window of bacterium genomic DNA:
- a CDS encoding sigma-70 family RNA polymerase sigma factor — translation MQEWNNGNKAALDKLMPIVYDELRKLARGYMRQERSGHTLQPTALVHEAFLRLVDQNAVTWQNRAHFFGIAAQMMRRILVNHAVKRRAAKRNGMLESIPLDEFRDLGASYPVNVIALNEALMDLECIDARQSRLVELRLFSGLSLEETAEAMQLSVATVKREWRTARLWLRRRISKA, via the coding sequence TTGCAGGAATGGAACAACGGGAATAAAGCTGCGTTAGATAAGCTCATGCCAATTGTTTATGACGAGCTGCGAAAGTTGGCTCGAGGTTATATGCGGCAGGAGCGGAGCGGCCATACTCTGCAGCCGACGGCACTCGTTCATGAAGCGTTCTTGCGATTAGTCGATCAGAACGCTGTGACGTGGCAAAATCGCGCGCACTTTTTTGGCATTGCTGCACAAATGATGCGCCGGATTTTAGTCAATCATGCTGTCAAAAGGCGGGCAGCCAAGCGGAACGGCATGTTGGAAAGCATTCCTTTGGACGAGTTCAGAGATCTCGGCGCCAGCTATCCTGTGAATGTGATCGCGTTGAACGAAGCGCTGATGGATCTGGAGTGTATCGATGCTCGTCAATCCAGGCTTGTAGAATTGCGCTTGTTCAGCGGCTTGTCTCTTGAAGAAACAGCCGAAGCCATGCAACTGTCGGTGGCAACTGTAAAGAGGGAATGGAGGACCGCCAGGCTGTGGTTACGACGCCGTATCAGTAAGGCGTAA
- a CDS encoding sulfatase-like hydrolase/transferase yields the protein MKRFVLLSLLVSSLAAIGHAQTVPNIVIILADDLGIADVGTYGPNIPDSDPALTPFIDQLTTAGVQFNHAWSNPVCSPTRATILTGRYGAHTGVGIALEQNHNTDLGELLAPENTLPELLVASYTSAVIGKWHLGKFNEGNDSPRIVGGFQLHSGLVVGEINNYKNWELYVNGSNQGFITTYATTKNVDDALTWINQQQGPWLLYLAFNAPHKPFHVPPKSLLSKQTGKVLQQLGIQTMNDCDLNSENQRLCFKAAIEAMDKEIARLFIQGGITTENTVIFFIGDNGTTDEAVPFNTFPAGKSKGTVYEGGVRVPLIVAGPPDVVISLNREVNHPVNIADVFATVLEIAGATIPAGTDSVSLMPYLQTPLAVQQRNYVYTEKFDGGIGVHSDPNETGIAAIFDGVYKVIEEFNESGIPEMIACFDLNKDEFEQCNLLAQPLDPVLCPHATGTAPPECQALYDTMEADLH from the coding sequence ATGAAACGATTTGTTTTATTATCACTTCTCGTCAGTTCTTTGGCCGCGATCGGTCACGCCCAGACCGTCCCCAACATAGTGATCATCCTTGCCGATGATCTTGGGATTGCCGACGTCGGGACATATGGTCCAAATATTCCCGATTCCGATCCTGCTCTCACCCCTTTTATCGATCAGCTCACTACGGCGGGCGTGCAGTTCAATCATGCCTGGAGTAATCCGGTCTGTTCACCAACACGGGCCACGATCCTGACAGGTCGATATGGCGCACATACGGGCGTCGGAATTGCTTTGGAACAAAACCATAATACTGATTTGGGGGAGCTACTGGCACCCGAGAACACTTTGCCAGAACTTCTTGTAGCGTCTTATACAAGTGCTGTTATAGGAAAATGGCACCTCGGTAAGTTCAACGAAGGAAACGACTCTCCCCGAATTGTTGGCGGGTTTCAATTACACTCCGGTTTGGTGGTTGGAGAGATCAACAACTATAAAAACTGGGAGCTGTACGTTAACGGCAGCAATCAGGGGTTCATAACAACCTACGCAACAACGAAGAATGTTGATGATGCATTGACCTGGATCAATCAGCAACAGGGACCCTGGTTGCTTTACCTCGCATTCAACGCGCCCCATAAACCTTTCCATGTGCCGCCGAAGAGTCTTCTCAGTAAACAAACAGGAAAAGTACTTCAGCAGCTGGGAATTCAAACGATGAACGATTGCGATTTGAACTCGGAGAACCAGCGGTTGTGCTTTAAGGCAGCGATCGAAGCGATGGATAAGGAAATCGCGCGGTTGTTTATTCAGGGTGGAATCACGACCGAAAACACTGTGATTTTTTTCATTGGAGACAACGGTACTACAGATGAAGCCGTGCCATTCAATACATTCCCTGCCGGGAAATCGAAAGGTACCGTATATGAAGGAGGAGTGCGTGTACCGTTGATTGTCGCCGGTCCACCGGATGTTGTGATTTCTCTAAACAGGGAAGTCAATCACCCTGTGAACATTGCCGATGTGTTCGCAACAGTATTGGAGATTGCTGGTGCGACGATACCTGCCGGAACTGACTCCGTAAGTCTGATGCCCTATCTTCAGACCCCGCTTGCAGTGCAACAAAGGAATTACGTGTACACCGAAAAATTCGATGGTGGAATCGGTGTTCACTCAGATCCGAATGAAACAGGGATAGCCGCTATATTTGACGGCGTTTACAAAGTGATTGAAGAATTCAATGAAAGCGGCATCCCCGAAATGATTGCTTGTTTCGATTTGAATAAAGACGAATTTGAGCAGTGCAATCTTCTCGCGCAGCCGCTCGATCCTGTGCTTTGCCCTCATGCAACCGGCACGGCACCGCCAGAGTGTCAGGCTCTGTACGACACGATGGAAGCGGATCTGCATTGA
- a CDS encoding protein kinase — MNQEGEQERWQRVKELLAAALEQPEAERNHFLDEVCSSDHTLRAELESLLSYEESQDRLSEPAISMDAFKQRDRIGPYKIIRTLGHGGMGNVYLAARADDEYRKEVAIKFIRQDASSDFILHRFRNERQILAALDHPHMARLLDGGTADGVPYLVMDYIEGLPIHEYCDQNKLNTEKRLHIFLQLCAAVHYAHQRLVIHRDIKPSNILVTKEGVPKLLDFGIAKLMAPELAAQTLDATGTAIRLMTPEYASPEQTRGELITTASDVYSLGVVLYELLTGHSPYRTASNDIHDLLRAVSETEPEKPSTAIQRTTEVKKRGNVERITVETVSRTREGAPDKLYRRLRGDLDNIVLKALRKEPGQRYSSVEQFREDIQRHLDGLPVFARKPTLVYRAKKFIRRNRAGVAAVALIINALAGSILAINQQRVRAERRFNDVRRLAHAVVFDYHDAIADLPGSTPVRQRLIKDALQYLDSLADEAKDDRELQRELAKAYVKIGDVQGNSYVANLGNPSGALISYRKSLAIRETLSNAQPDNIEWGRERAESHERIGNIFRTSGDVKEADQSYHRAIGILQNLSVKMPRDQQTRRNLAKLFYHVANLRGMARGPNLGDITGSIDYHQRAIKIREALCAEEPNNLMLRVELQDSHGSLSDIFLSIWKLAEAKSHVYRAIALAESLVQAEPRSLKAQQILMGAQDSLGRLLQSKGELMKAQEVYLNCLNTAQSMLAIDPSNKQFRLSLAARNLRVGVLLMDQNEPARALQFHREALKLNEEVAATDPTNDAARRVIALDHLNLGEALCAIGDFKEALLHNHQARKYFEVLRKKNPRDRSSVPWLMRTYNQIGVALLKQGDHKPALENLHRSLALAKSAGSDPNIRSVQQHSAMAFFQLGETHVAIAKKVETPANQKSSHWNEARQVYQRSLDLFSRLKQKETLKLRYADMPERIPRKIEQIGVELK, encoded by the coding sequence ATGAACCAAGAAGGGGAACAGGAACGATGGCAGCGAGTAAAGGAGTTGCTCGCCGCGGCTTTGGAACAGCCTGAAGCGGAACGAAACCATTTTCTTGATGAAGTTTGCAGCTCCGATCACACCTTGCGTGCGGAATTAGAATCGCTTCTTTCCTACGAAGAATCTCAGGACCGCCTCAGCGAACCTGCAATTTCGATGGATGCATTCAAGCAGCGGGATCGGATCGGTCCATATAAAATCATCCGGACGCTGGGGCATGGGGGAATGGGAAATGTCTATCTGGCGGCACGCGCTGATGATGAGTATCGCAAAGAGGTTGCGATCAAATTCATCCGTCAGGATGCAAGCTCCGATTTCATTCTCCATCGTTTTCGAAATGAACGTCAAATTCTTGCCGCTCTCGATCATCCGCACATGGCAAGGCTCCTCGATGGCGGAACCGCAGATGGAGTTCCTTATCTTGTCATGGATTACATCGAGGGTCTGCCGATCCATGAGTATTGCGACCAGAACAAGCTCAATACCGAAAAACGCCTCCACATTTTCCTTCAATTATGTGCGGCTGTGCATTATGCGCATCAGCGGCTCGTGATTCATCGGGATATCAAACCAAGCAATATACTCGTGACCAAAGAAGGCGTACCAAAGCTTCTCGATTTCGGTATTGCGAAACTGATGGCTCCGGAACTGGCTGCGCAAACGCTCGATGCGACAGGAACGGCAATACGCCTGATGACTCCGGAGTACGCCAGTCCTGAACAGACACGAGGGGAATTAATCACAACAGCAAGCGACGTCTATTCTCTTGGCGTTGTGCTATATGAACTGCTTACAGGACACAGTCCTTATCGAACGGCTAGCAACGACATTCATGATCTTCTGCGCGCGGTTTCGGAGACAGAGCCGGAAAAGCCTAGCACAGCAATTCAAAGAACGACCGAAGTTAAGAAACGAGGCAATGTTGAGCGAATCACTGTGGAAACTGTAAGTCGCACTCGTGAAGGCGCGCCGGATAAACTTTATCGCAGATTGCGTGGAGATCTTGACAATATTGTTTTGAAAGCCTTGCGTAAGGAACCCGGCCAGCGATACAGTTCGGTGGAACAATTCAGGGAAGATATCCAAAGACACCTGGATGGGCTTCCTGTGTTTGCGAGGAAACCTACGCTGGTTTATCGCGCAAAGAAATTCATTCGCAGAAACCGCGCGGGAGTTGCTGCTGTCGCATTGATCATCAATGCTTTGGCCGGCAGTATCCTTGCAATCAATCAGCAGCGGGTCCGCGCCGAACGCAGATTTAATGATGTCCGAAGACTCGCGCATGCAGTGGTTTTTGATTACCATGATGCCATTGCCGATTTACCAGGCTCCACTCCTGTTCGCCAGCGATTGATCAAGGATGCACTGCAATATCTTGACAGTCTTGCTGACGAAGCGAAAGACGATCGAGAACTTCAGCGGGAGCTGGCGAAAGCTTACGTCAAAATTGGAGATGTTCAGGGAAATAGTTACGTTGCCAACCTGGGCAACCCCAGCGGAGCGCTGATCAGCTACCGCAAATCACTCGCCATCCGTGAAACACTTTCGAACGCGCAACCGGACAACATTGAATGGGGAAGAGAACGGGCCGAAAGCCATGAACGGATTGGAAATATATTCCGAACAAGCGGTGATGTGAAAGAAGCTGACCAGAGTTACCATCGAGCAATCGGGATTCTGCAAAATTTATCTGTGAAGATGCCGCGCGATCAACAGACCCGCCGAAATTTGGCCAAGCTTTTTTATCATGTTGCGAATCTCAGAGGAATGGCACGCGGTCCGAATCTTGGCGATATTACCGGATCAATTGATTATCATCAGCGAGCTATAAAAATCCGCGAGGCATTGTGTGCCGAAGAACCAAACAATCTGATGCTGCGTGTCGAATTACAGGACAGTCATGGATCATTGTCTGATATTTTTTTGTCGATCTGGAAGCTTGCCGAAGCCAAATCGCACGTCTATCGAGCAATTGCTCTGGCCGAGAGTCTCGTTCAGGCTGAACCCCGGAGCTTAAAAGCGCAACAGATTCTGATGGGTGCCCAGGATTCACTTGGACGGTTGCTCCAAAGTAAAGGTGAACTGATGAAAGCGCAGGAAGTTTATCTGAACTGTTTGAATACGGCTCAGTCGATGTTGGCAATCGATCCGAGCAACAAACAGTTTCGTCTTTCTCTCGCCGCTCGGAATCTGCGAGTCGGTGTCCTGTTGATGGATCAAAATGAGCCGGCGCGTGCATTGCAGTTTCACCGCGAGGCTCTGAAGTTGAACGAAGAAGTGGCTGCGACAGATCCGACCAATGACGCCGCGCGGCGTGTGATCGCACTCGATCATCTGAATCTGGGGGAGGCGTTATGCGCAATAGGCGATTTTAAAGAAGCGCTATTGCACAATCATCAAGCTCGCAAATATTTTGAAGTATTAAGGAAGAAAAACCCTCGTGATCGTTCTTCGGTCCCCTGGCTCATGCGAACGTATAACCAGATTGGAGTGGCGTTGCTGAAACAAGGTGACCACAAACCCGCTCTGGAAAATCTGCATCGAAGTCTAGCTCTTGCAAAGTCAGCCGGGTCGGATCCCAATATTCGTTCTGTACAGCAACATTCGGCGATGGCGTTTTTCCAACTTGGCGAAACACATGTTGCAATCGCCAAAAAAGTCGAAACCCCCGCCAATCAGAAGTCATCGCATTGGAATGAAGCACGCCAGGTATATCAACGCAGTTTGGATCTGTTTTCTAGGCTGAAGCAAAAGGAGACATTGAAGCTGAGATACGCAGATATGCCTGAACGCATCCCTCGCAAAATCGAACAGATCGGTGTGGAATTAAAGTAG